A stretch of the Polyangiaceae bacterium genome encodes the following:
- a CDS encoding TonB-dependent receptor, with product MRSSRRLRFARLAALVALALTRPAGAQTDLIAPRLERDPGAAYPRQALREKVYERVEVVLILELDKDGKVERASVETPQGHGFDEAALEAAKALRFAPARRAGAPVKARIRFRYLFRPPPPGLSVRVFDAGSGKPVAGARVKVQGADRRERTLATADDGNATSRELPAGAARVSLESGEHDAQSADVTLVPGDDTEVVFRVAPAGAERGEKAEPIEVVVHGEKPAPAVKTFSREEVRQIPGAFGDPFRAIEAMPGVTPVASGLPFFYVRGAPPGNVGYFLDGVRVPYLYHVGFGPSVVHPGLVERVDLYPGGYPARFGRFAGGIVAAETTAPRPELHGEANVRLFDAGALVEAGFADGRGTALVGGRYSYTAALLSLIAPEVELAYRDYQARLSYDLSPRDRLTLFSFGAYDLLGRERNGDLTVLFGTEFYRLDLRHDHETGHGSLRTAFTLGLDRTANAFLAGEQRQITTQILGARTALEHRVDDEVLLRAGTDGSVERYSTSPAKYADPDSPETLDFEADFPPRTDLVFGVFADLVLDATRDVEVIPGARVDLYRSESGSAVAVDPRISARFAVSDDVRIIHAYGIAHQPPSFVLPIPGLTPGKLENGLQQSLQTSAGVEVDVADATTASLTLFYNAFFDMTDALGSRAQTGGGPPTGELDQRAMGRAIGAELFVKRKLTKQLGGFLSYTLSRSTRSLGNEEFPSNFDRTHVLNAALGYDLGRGWRPGGRVVFYTGTPLQPSQNEDASSPPRTTSDVERSPAFFRLDVRLEKRWVLGQSTWISFVAEVLNATLSKETFGDQEIGPITIPSVGAEMGF from the coding sequence ATGAGAAGCTCCCGCCGCCTCCGCTTCGCCCGGCTCGCCGCGCTGGTGGCGCTCGCGCTGACGCGCCCGGCCGGCGCGCAGACCGACCTGATCGCGCCGCGGCTGGAGCGCGATCCCGGCGCCGCTTACCCGCGCCAAGCACTGCGCGAGAAGGTCTACGAGCGCGTCGAGGTGGTGCTGATCCTCGAGCTCGACAAGGACGGCAAGGTCGAGCGCGCCAGCGTCGAGACCCCGCAGGGCCATGGCTTCGACGAGGCCGCGCTCGAAGCCGCGAAGGCGCTGCGGTTCGCGCCGGCCCGTCGCGCGGGCGCGCCCGTCAAGGCGCGCATCCGCTTCCGCTACCTGTTCCGGCCGCCGCCGCCCGGGCTCTCGGTGCGGGTGTTCGACGCCGGCTCCGGCAAGCCGGTGGCCGGCGCCCGGGTCAAGGTCCAAGGCGCAGACCGGCGCGAGCGCACGCTGGCGACGGCCGACGACGGCAACGCAACCAGCCGCGAGTTGCCGGCGGGCGCGGCCCGCGTCTCGCTCGAGAGCGGCGAGCACGACGCGCAGTCCGCCGACGTGACGCTCGTGCCGGGCGACGACACCGAGGTCGTGTTTCGCGTCGCGCCGGCAGGGGCCGAGCGTGGCGAGAAGGCCGAACCGATCGAGGTCGTGGTGCACGGCGAGAAGCCCGCACCCGCGGTGAAGACCTTCAGCCGCGAGGAGGTCCGCCAGATCCCGGGCGCGTTCGGCGACCCGTTCCGCGCCATCGAGGCCATGCCCGGGGTCACCCCGGTGGCGTCGGGTCTGCCCTTCTTCTACGTGCGCGGCGCGCCACCGGGCAACGTGGGCTACTTCCTCGACGGCGTACGCGTCCCCTACCTGTACCACGTGGGCTTCGGCCCCTCCGTGGTGCACCCGGGCCTGGTCGAACGCGTGGACCTCTACCCCGGCGGCTACCCGGCGCGCTTCGGCCGCTTCGCCGGCGGCATCGTGGCCGCGGAGACGACCGCCCCTCGGCCGGAGCTGCACGGCGAGGCCAACGTGCGCTTGTTCGACGCCGGCGCGCTGGTCGAAGCCGGCTTCGCGGACGGGCGGGGCACGGCCCTGGTGGGCGGGCGTTACTCCTACACGGCCGCGCTGCTCTCGCTGATCGCTCCCGAAGTGGAGCTCGCCTATCGAGACTACCAAGCGCGCCTCTCCTACGACCTGTCACCTCGCGATCGACTCACGCTCTTCTCCTTCGGCGCCTACGATCTCCTGGGCAGAGAGCGAAACGGCGATCTCACGGTGCTGTTCGGCACCGAGTTCTACCGGCTCGACCTCCGGCACGATCACGAGACGGGTCACGGATCGCTGCGCACCGCGTTCACGCTGGGCCTCGACCGAACCGCGAACGCCTTCCTGGCCGGCGAGCAACGCCAGATCACCACGCAGATCCTGGGCGCGCGCACCGCACTCGAGCACCGCGTGGACGACGAGGTGCTGCTGCGCGCGGGCACCGACGGCAGCGTCGAGCGCTACAGCACCAGCCCGGCGAAATACGCCGACCCGGACAGCCCCGAGACCCTGGACTTCGAGGCCGACTTCCCGCCGCGCACCGATCTGGTCTTCGGCGTCTTCGCCGATCTCGTGCTCGACGCGACGCGGGACGTCGAGGTCATCCCCGGAGCCCGCGTGGACCTGTATCGCTCCGAGTCGGGCAGCGCCGTCGCCGTCGATCCGCGGATCTCGGCGCGCTTCGCCGTGTCGGACGACGTGCGCATCATCCACGCCTACGGCATCGCACACCAGCCACCCTCGTTCGTGCTGCCCATCCCGGGGCTCACGCCCGGCAAGCTCGAGAACGGTCTTCAGCAGAGCCTTCAGACCAGCGCCGGCGTCGAGGTGGACGTCGCCGACGCGACGACCGCCAGCCTGACGCTGTTCTACAACGCCTTCTTCGACATGACCGACGCGCTGGGCTCGCGGGCCCAGACCGGCGGCGGACCGCCGACCGGGGAGCTCGACCAGCGGGCCATGGGCCGGGCCATCGGCGCGGAGCTGTTCGTGAAGCGCAAGCTCACCAAGCAGCTCGGCGGATTCCTCTCCTACACCCTGTCGCGGTCCACGCGCAGCCTGGGCAACGAGGAGTTTCCCAGCAACTTCGACCGCACCCATGTGCTGAACGCCGCGCTGGGCTACGATCTGGGTCGCGGCTGGCGCCCCGGAGGTCGCGTCGTGTTCTACACCGGCACACCGCTCCAACCCTCGCAGAACGAAGACGCGAGCTCACCGCCGCGTACGACCAGCGACGTCGAGCGCTCGCCGGCCTTCTTCCGACTCGACGTGCGCCTCGAGAAGCGCTGGGTCCTGGGCCAATCGACCTGGATCTCGTTCGTGGCCGAGGTGCTCAACGCGACGCTCAGCAAGGAGACCTTCGGCGATCAGGAAATCGGGCCCATCACCATCCCCAGCGTCGGCGCGGAAATGGGATTCTGA
- a CDS encoding NAD(P)/FAD-dependent oxidoreductase, protein MSGDVIIIGAGMAGLSAGCYAQMNGYRSRIFESHVLPGGLCTAWKRKGYVFDTSIHMLMSSSSGMFHRMWQELGVVQGREFVHHEVTTRIETMGKTVDLFADLDRLERELVALSPKDEKLVHQLVSMARRMSGFEPEMFKPRELWGPLDYLRQLRNMARVLPVLARAKGSLAGFAAQFEDPRLAEVVRLTIDTPGWPMPDAPLVGALMVLACYDAKNAGTPLGGSIRVAQTVAKRYRGLGGTLHFGAKVDKILVENDRAVGVRLSDGSEHRADAVVSAADGRTAIFGMLEGKYTSPELRRAYAEWKVYPPLIQVMLGVARDLSGEPHHVIFDLPCSVLIAGEARKMLDVLHYCHDPSMAPHGKSVVQVWYTSNYDYWSALRPDEAAYAAEKRRVADVTLEQLERRWPGFAKQVEVVDVATPVTYERYTGNWQGSPDGWCMTSQNVGKELPKRLPGLARFYLAGQWTLPFSGVPGAAVSGRHAVQLLCKDDRRQFVTVAPRSVEAVAHPDFHDEEQLDELAEPDAVSHAHLH, encoded by the coding sequence ATGAGCGGCGACGTCATCATCATCGGTGCCGGGATGGCCGGCTTGTCGGCGGGTTGCTACGCGCAGATGAACGGCTACAGGAGCCGGATCTTCGAGTCCCACGTCTTGCCCGGCGGGCTGTGTACCGCCTGGAAGCGCAAGGGCTACGTCTTCGACACCAGCATCCACATGCTGATGTCGTCGAGCTCGGGGATGTTCCACCGCATGTGGCAGGAGCTCGGCGTGGTCCAGGGCCGAGAGTTCGTCCACCACGAGGTGACGACGCGCATCGAGACCATGGGCAAGACGGTCGATCTCTTCGCCGACCTCGATCGGCTCGAGCGCGAGCTCGTGGCGCTGTCGCCAAAGGACGAGAAGCTGGTCCACCAGCTCGTGAGCATGGCTCGTCGCATGTCGGGCTTCGAGCCGGAGATGTTCAAGCCGCGAGAGCTCTGGGGACCGCTGGATTACCTGCGGCAGCTCCGGAACATGGCTCGTGTGCTGCCGGTGCTGGCTCGCGCGAAGGGCTCACTCGCGGGCTTCGCCGCCCAGTTCGAGGACCCGAGGCTCGCCGAGGTGGTGCGCCTGACCATCGACACCCCCGGCTGGCCGATGCCGGATGCCCCGCTGGTCGGCGCGCTGATGGTGCTCGCGTGCTACGACGCGAAGAACGCAGGAACGCCCCTCGGGGGCTCGATCCGGGTGGCCCAGACCGTGGCCAAGCGTTACCGCGGCCTCGGAGGCACGCTCCACTTCGGGGCCAAGGTGGACAAGATCCTGGTCGAGAACGATCGGGCGGTCGGGGTCAGGCTCTCGGACGGGTCCGAGCACCGCGCGGACGCCGTCGTCTCAGCGGCGGACGGTCGCACGGCGATCTTCGGCATGCTCGAAGGCAAGTATACGAGCCCCGAGCTCCGGCGCGCCTACGCCGAGTGGAAGGTCTACCCGCCGCTCATCCAGGTGATGCTCGGCGTGGCCCGCGACCTGTCCGGCGAGCCGCACCATGTCATCTTCGATCTGCCGTGCTCCGTGCTGATCGCGGGCGAGGCCCGGAAGATGCTGGACGTGCTCCACTACTGCCACGATCCCTCCATGGCCCCGCACGGCAAGTCCGTGGTGCAGGTCTGGTACACCAGCAACTACGACTACTGGTCCGCGCTGCGTCCAGACGAAGCGGCCTACGCCGCCGAGAAGCGCCGGGTCGCGGACGTCACCCTCGAACAGCTCGAGCGACGCTGGCCGGGCTTCGCCAAGCAGGTGGAGGTCGTCGACGTGGCCACGCCCGTGACCTACGAGCGCTACACGGGAAACTGGCAAGGCTCACCCGACGGCTGGTGCATGACCAGTCAGAACGTCGGCAAGGAGCTGCCCAAGCGCCTGCCCGGCCTCGCCCGCTTCTACCTGGCGGGGCAGTGGACCCTGCCGTTCTCCGGTGTGCCCGGCGCGGCGGTGAGCGGGCGGCATGCCGTCCAGCTCTTGTGCAAGGACGACCGGAGGCAGTTCGTGACCGTGGCGCCTCGCTCGGTCGAGGCCGTGGCCCATCCGGACTTCCACGACGAGGAGCAGCTCGACGAGCTCGCGGAGCCGGACGCCGTGAGCCACGCACACCTCCACTAG
- a CDS encoding helix-turn-helix transcriptional regulator: MGINERREREKQARRRAILDAAWQIAEEHGWAQFSVEQVAARAELGRATVYGYFESLDVLVGELAAEALDDFETRLAQARTLGESLDVPVRLAQSRPAAFALLFDAYVNPRPVFSGAELGKVRDKARELLGRLQRSSGSAGSLSPDAASAAAFIAGISMAGAMVPELRSSTPLRRRWQGLMLGDEPEAGPGGPRKKP, from the coding sequence GTGGGAATCAACGAACGTCGCGAACGGGAGAAGCAGGCGCGGCGTCGCGCCATCCTCGATGCGGCGTGGCAGATTGCCGAGGAGCACGGCTGGGCACAGTTCAGCGTCGAGCAGGTGGCTGCTCGCGCGGAGCTCGGCCGTGCCACCGTCTACGGGTACTTCGAGTCTCTCGACGTGCTCGTCGGCGAGCTCGCGGCGGAGGCTCTCGACGACTTCGAGACCCGCCTGGCCCAGGCCCGCACGTTGGGCGAGTCCCTCGACGTGCCGGTGCGCCTCGCGCAGTCGCGCCCGGCGGCGTTCGCGCTCTTGTTCGACGCGTACGTGAACCCTCGGCCGGTGTTCTCCGGCGCCGAGCTCGGCAAGGTCCGAGACAAGGCGCGCGAGCTGCTCGGAAGACTCCAGCGCTCGAGCGGGAGTGCCGGCTCGCTCTCGCCGGACGCGGCGAGCGCCGCGGCGTTCATCGCCGGGATTTCGATGGCGGGAGCGATGGTTCCCGAGCTCCGCTCGAGCACTCCGTTGCGCCGCCGCTGGCAGGGGTTGATGTTGGGCGATGAGCCCGAAGCGGGCCCGGGCGGCCCGCGGAAGAAGCCCTGA
- a CDS encoding serine/threonine protein kinase, protein MQPATLAPVAAYQPLLELGSGGMGAAYLARATGVEGFERLVVVKRLHSHLVAVPQALERFLDEARLAAHVRHANVVGTQQVGRDERGPYLVLDYVEGASLEHLVDRLALRGRRCPVPIALRIALDALAGLRAVHEATDARGRELRMLHRDVTLQNVLLGLDGVARIADFGIAKSSLGSVVTDERYLVGKLLYMPPEYLRRGSLDGRLDVYALGVTLWLLLTGRELWDGASEEQLVAHVLHDPLPTLSDAGLEVAPQVEALLARATAKRPDERFASAGEMAAEIDRIAKDTGWLASHAEVGELLEELCGSEIAERRARVAELIGREAPAAPADEAPAARRSRLWLVAAFAAVGLLAALAFAWLPAGAPATEAALVGASAQRAAVRPVVEPPPVPSTAAPLAAESVAPAQPSAAPPARRHVAPAASPSVSPPRPPDGISKSNPYLR, encoded by the coding sequence ATGCAACCAGCGACTCTCGCGCCCGTCGCCGCGTACCAGCCGCTCCTCGAGCTCGGCAGCGGTGGGATGGGCGCGGCGTACCTCGCCCGCGCGACGGGGGTGGAGGGTTTCGAGCGGCTCGTCGTGGTCAAGCGCCTGCACTCGCACCTGGTGGCAGTCCCCCAGGCACTGGAGCGGTTCCTCGACGAGGCCCGGCTGGCCGCTCACGTCCGACACGCCAACGTCGTGGGCACGCAGCAAGTGGGTCGAGACGAGCGAGGCCCGTACCTGGTCCTGGACTACGTGGAAGGTGCGAGCCTGGAGCACTTGGTGGACCGGCTGGCGCTGCGCGGACGCCGCTGCCCGGTGCCGATCGCGCTGCGCATCGCCCTGGACGCGCTGGCCGGCCTTCGAGCGGTCCACGAAGCGACCGATGCGCGCGGACGTGAGCTCCGCATGCTGCATCGGGACGTCACGCTCCAGAACGTGCTCTTGGGCCTGGACGGTGTGGCGCGCATCGCCGACTTCGGCATCGCCAAGAGCTCACTCGGCTCCGTCGTGACCGACGAGCGCTATCTCGTGGGAAAGCTCCTGTACATGCCGCCGGAGTACCTGCGGCGCGGGTCGCTGGACGGGCGGCTGGACGTGTACGCGCTGGGCGTGACCCTCTGGCTCCTGCTCACGGGCCGGGAGCTCTGGGACGGCGCGAGCGAGGAGCAGCTCGTCGCCCACGTACTCCACGATCCGTTGCCGACGCTCTCGGACGCCGGACTCGAGGTCGCTCCGCAAGTCGAGGCGCTGCTGGCGCGCGCGACCGCCAAGCGTCCGGACGAACGCTTTGCCAGCGCCGGCGAAATGGCCGCGGAGATCGATCGGATCGCGAAGGACACCGGCTGGCTCGCGAGCCACGCGGAGGTCGGTGAGCTGCTCGAGGAGCTGTGCGGCAGCGAGATCGCCGAGCGGCGCGCGCGCGTGGCCGAGCTGATCGGCAGGGAGGCTCCAGCTGCGCCGGCCGACGAGGCTCCGGCAGCGCGACGTTCGCGGCTCTGGCTGGTCGCTGCGTTCGCAGCGGTGGGCCTGCTGGCTGCGCTCGCGTTCGCGTGGCTCCCTGCCGGTGCGCCTGCGACCGAAGCTGCGCTGGTGGGCGCATCGGCGCAGCGCGCCGCCGTTCGCCCCGTCGTCGAACCACCACCCGTGCCGAGCACCGCCGCACCGCTGGCGGCGGAGAGCGTGGCCCCCGCTCAGCCGAGCGCGGCGCCGCCCGCGCGCCGTCACGTCGCGCCCGCCGCGTCTCCGAGCGTGTCACCTCCCCGACCACCGGACGGGATCTCGAAGTCCAACCCTTATCTCCGGTGA
- a CDS encoding 4Fe-4S binding protein: MGAPGPVAPLDRPPPPQQPKSAGCGSGSCGCASNASKSSAPAPAPPSAAASPAVPKQVPPPSAFGKWWKKRFGPKKLPGSGIPARKVIRFLVKARVVSQALFLGIFLWFLFATAFRGSFSAEAGKAIRMPLPVEAFLLADPFVAAMTFLSTHTVYRGLAWSLVILALTLLFGRVFCGWICPFGTLHHFFGWIFPSRYLKGNKRVESNKTKGWQRGKFYMMWGFLGAAAAGSAIGGLFDPICVAVRAIGLGVVPALQYLGIRGATVAADSNVRAVQNASDGAQDFFSQTVWTANQGYFHQTWFIVFALIAILFMNRIIPRFWCRALCPLGSFLGVLSRFAIFGMEKDHAKCTDCNLCLVQCQGADSPQGGVKHRQDECFVCFNCEAACPEDVIKFKFLPNRKSEIVKPDLQRRTLLASTAAGAAAIPAMRIANWPDRAYSEKVIRPPGSVDEREFLERCIRCAECMKVCPNNALHPAFFEAGLEGLWTPILVPRIGYCEFSCVLCGQVCPTGAIQKIDEKQKMGIGQKPISIGTAMYDQGRCLPWAMATPCIVCEEFCPTSPKAIWAEDVEVPKREAHYEAGGEHAKMTTIKVQRPHVDPSLCIGCGACEKVCPIVDKPAVYVTSAGETRSKTNVILLENTSYTS; encoded by the coding sequence CTGGGCGCGCCGGGGCCGGTCGCGCCGCTCGATCGGCCGCCGCCGCCGCAGCAGCCGAAGAGCGCGGGCTGCGGCTCGGGGAGCTGCGGCTGCGCGAGCAACGCCTCCAAGAGCTCCGCTCCCGCGCCGGCGCCGCCGAGCGCCGCGGCCTCGCCGGCCGTGCCGAAGCAGGTCCCCCCGCCGTCGGCCTTCGGCAAGTGGTGGAAGAAGCGCTTCGGTCCGAAGAAGCTCCCCGGCTCCGGCATCCCCGCCCGCAAGGTGATCCGCTTCCTGGTCAAGGCGCGGGTGGTGAGTCAGGCGCTCTTCCTCGGCATCTTCCTCTGGTTCCTGTTCGCCACGGCGTTCCGCGGCAGCTTCAGCGCGGAGGCCGGCAAGGCCATTCGCATGCCGCTCCCCGTGGAGGCGTTCCTGCTCGCCGACCCGTTCGTGGCGGCGATGACCTTCCTCTCCACGCACACCGTGTACCGCGGGCTCGCCTGGTCGCTGGTGATCTTGGCGCTCACGCTGCTCTTCGGCCGCGTGTTCTGCGGCTGGATCTGCCCGTTCGGGACGCTGCACCACTTCTTCGGCTGGATCTTCCCGAGCCGCTACCTGAAGGGGAACAAGCGCGTCGAGAGCAACAAGACCAAGGGCTGGCAACGCGGCAAGTTCTACATGATGTGGGGCTTCCTGGGCGCCGCCGCCGCCGGCAGCGCCATCGGCGGCCTGTTCGATCCCATCTGCGTCGCGGTGCGCGCCATCGGCCTGGGCGTCGTGCCCGCCTTGCAGTACCTGGGCATCCGCGGCGCCACCGTCGCCGCCGACTCGAACGTGCGCGCGGTGCAGAACGCCAGCGACGGCGCTCAGGACTTCTTCTCGCAGACGGTGTGGACGGCGAACCAGGGCTACTTCCACCAGACCTGGTTCATCGTCTTCGCGCTGATCGCCATCTTGTTCATGAACCGCATCATCCCGCGGTTCTGGTGCCGAGCTCTGTGCCCGCTCGGCTCGTTCCTGGGCGTGCTCTCGCGCTTCGCCATCTTCGGCATGGAGAAGGACCACGCGAAGTGCACGGACTGCAACCTCTGCCTCGTCCAGTGCCAGGGCGCCGACAGCCCTCAGGGCGGGGTGAAGCACCGGCAGGACGAGTGCTTCGTGTGCTTCAACTGCGAGGCTGCCTGTCCCGAGGACGTCATCAAGTTCAAGTTCCTGCCGAACCGCAAGAGCGAGATCGTGAAGCCCGATCTCCAGCGCCGCACGCTGCTCGCCTCCACCGCCGCCGGCGCCGCCGCCATCCCGGCCATGCGCATCGCGAACTGGCCCGACCGCGCCTACAGCGAGAAGGTCATCCGTCCGCCGGGCTCGGTGGACGAGCGCGAGTTCCTGGAGCGCTGCATTCGCTGCGCCGAGTGCATGAAGGTGTGCCCGAACAACGCGCTGCACCCCGCCTTCTTCGAGGCCGGCCTCGAGGGCCTGTGGACCCCCATCCTGGTGCCGCGCATCGGCTACTGCGAGTTCAGCTGCGTGCTCTGCGGCCAGGTCTGCCCCACCGGCGCCATCCAGAAGATCGACGAGAAGCAGAAGATGGGCATCGGCCAGAAGCCCATCAGCATCGGCACCGCGATGTACGACCAGGGGCGCTGCTTGCCCTGGGCCATGGCCACGCCCTGCATCGTGTGCGAGGAGTTCTGCCCCACCTCACCCAAGGCCATCTGGGCCGAGGACGTCGAGGTGCCCAAGCGCGAGGCGCACTACGAGGCCGGCGGCGAGCACGCCAAGATGACCACCATCAAGGTGCAACGCCCGCACGTCGACCCGTCGCTCTGCATCGGCTGCGGCGCCTGCGAGAAGGTCTGCCCGATCGTGGACAAGCCCGCCGTCTACGTCACCAGCGCCGGCGAGACGCGCAGCAAGACGAACGTGATCCTGCTGGAGAACACCAGCTACACGTCCTAG